Proteins from a genomic interval of Zingiber officinale cultivar Zhangliang chromosome 2A, Zo_v1.1, whole genome shotgun sequence:
- the LOC122041442 gene encoding disease resistance protein Pik-2-like — protein MEIGIATTMAMQLVEFSFQSMTGKLEKMLEEKASLLAGVEDDAQDMVDELRSITSYLTAMSTRRNLDVQQQNWVNEVREVAYNAEDSIDEFDYHLRSTPYDERGVKGFFKHFLPRIKSLKARDCIASDIKKLKVKVEDIKKRHDRYSLPNEATRSGTATGLDMAERYSDPRIIGHFVEEAHLVGINQSRDKIIGWVMDENCLELIVISLVGFGGLGKTTLAKTIYDDPIRGHFQSRAWIAVSQNYSIKELLKKIIQQISVKKKEIQDVLGCRDAKLNTEKLLSQMDESQLVQTVRGHLHGKRYLIVFDDVWSTEAWESLSIALPQGKEGSRVIVTSRSEEVANYSCSRNRQFIFKVSPLSPELSWELFRRKVFEAPDYSCPPELENVGREILQKCNGLPLAIVTIGGLLASKPDKKLEEWKDLRDHLRLEIQTNDMLSKINQILGLSYNDLPYYLKPCFLFLGTFPEDYEIRRKRLMRRWIAKGIVNGVGGLPDEKMAERCFNQLVNRSLVQPSEFDDNGTVRSCRVHDMMLDVIISISRKENFAVVLNKHSTQTTIQPRHQRIRRLSWQGGSSGLVPNTDLSHLRSFAAFGEDVPVNDYRKQRLSRAIDLEGCRNLDDFHPKSFSKLCLLKYLSLTNTGLSELPDSIGDLQNLEFLDIRETYINKLPNAIVKLQKLVHLLAGGYIKWPCMEDSFFLNVYLPKGIRKLKKLRTFGLVRAHDVHSLQEIGELVDLQKLGMSFGFRDLKRKALEEISALLSKLNGSLRSLTLANSNLKKALDEVVSPPLLLHKLQIHAARGGFPAWFASLKQVVKITLSNTRLQLQDLQVLRNLNTLVKLVLGFHSFDDNYEDFVFDQVGFANLKFLEIEMHSVSFEEGALQSLEILKMDKIFIGYSVDGIEHLHGLKEVHIQTENDDTIEMVKNIAANHSNRPKCFAKLLKSA, from the coding sequence ATGGAGATTGGCATAGCGACGACGATGGCTATGCAGCTTGTGGAGTTCTCCTTTCAGTCCATGACGGGAAAGCTAGAGAAGATGCTAGAGGAAAAAGCCTCGTTGCTGGCCGGAGTCGAAGACGATGCCCAAGACATGGTCGACGAACTGAGAAGCATCACCTCTTACTTGACGGCCATGTCAACTAGGCGGAATCTGGATGTTCAACAACAGAACTGGGTGAACGAAGTCAGGGAGGTGGCCTACAATGCCGAAGACTCGATCGATGAGTTCGACTACCATCTCCGGTCGACACCTTACGACGAGCGCGGAGTCAAAGGTTTTTTCAAGCACTTCCTTCCCCGTATAAAATCATTGAAAGCTCGCGATTGCATAGCTTCGGATATCAAGAAGTTGAAGGTTAAAGTAGAAGACATTAAAAAGAGGCACGATCGCTATTCCCTCCCAAATGAAGCTACAAGATCTGGCACAGCCACCGGCTTGGACATGGCCGAAAGATACTCCGATCCACGGATCATCGGCCATTTTGTAGAGGAAGCTCATCTCGTGGGCATCAACCAGAGTAGGGATAAGATCATCGGGTGGGTGATGGACGAGAActgtctcgagcttatagtgatttctCTCGTCGGTTTCGGTGGTTTAGGAAAGACAACTTTAGCTAAGACGATCTATGACGATCCTATCAGAGGCCACTTTCAATCTCGAGCTTGGATTGCAGTGTCACAAAATTACAGCATCAAAGAGCTTCTCAAAAAGATTATTCAACAAATTTCagtcaagaagaaagaaatccaAGATGTTCTAGGGTGTCGAGATGCCAAATTGAACACAGAGAAACTTCTGAGCCAGATGGACGAATCGCAGCTGGTGCAGACAGTCAGAGGCCATCTCCATGGAAAGAGGTATTTGATCGTTTTTGATGACGTTTGGAGCACTGAAGCATGGGAAAGCTTGAGCATTGCACTACCACAAGGTAAAGAAGGAAGTAGGGTGATAGTGACCAGCCGCAGTGAGGAAGTGGCAAACTATAGTTGTTCTCGTAATCGTCAATTCATATTTAAAGTCTCTCCTTTATCACCTGAGTTATCGTGGGAGTTATTCCGTAGAAAAGTATTTGAAGCGCCTGACTATAGTTGTCCTCCAGAGCTAGAAAATGTTGGTAGGGAAATCTTACAAAAGTGCAATGGACTGCCACTTGCTATTGTGACAATCGGAGGTCTTCTGGCTTCGAAGCCTGATaaaaaacttgaggaatggaaagACTTGCGCGACCACCTTCGTTTGGAGATACAGACTAATGACATGCTGTCAAAGATCAATCAGATACTAGGTTTGAGTTACAATGACTTGCCTTACTATCTCAAGCCttgcttcttgttcttaggcaccTTCCCTGAGGATTATGAGATTCGTCGGAAGCGTCTGATGAGACGGTGGATTGCCAAAGGGATTGTGAATGGCGTAGGTGGCTTACCCGATGAGAAAATGGCCGAGCGCTGCTTCAACCAATTGGTGAATCGTAGCTTGGTGCAGCCATCAGAATTTGATGATAATGGGACAGTGAGATCCTGCCGCGTCCATGACATGATGCTCGATGTCATAATCTCGATTTCAAGAAAGGAGAACTTTGCGGTGGTACTGAATAAGCACTCCACGCAGACGACCATTCAGCCTCGACATCAGAGGATAAGACGCTTATCCTGGCAGGGAGGAAGCAGTGGACTAGTTCCTAACACTGATCTGTCCCACCTCCGATCCTTTGCTGCATTTGGTGAGGATGTGCCAGTGAACGATTATAGAAAGCAGAGGCTGTCGAGGGCAATTGACCTGGAAGGATGTAGGAACTTGGATGATTTCCACCCCAAGAGCTTTTCCAAGTTGTGTCTTTTGAAGTACTTGTCTCTGACAAATACTGGATTATCTGAATTGCCAGATTCAATTGGAGATTTGCAAAATCTAGAGTTTTTGGATATAAGagaaacttatattaataaactaCCCAATGCCATCGTCAAACTCCAAAAACTGGTCCATCTGCTTGCTGGCGGTTATATTAAATGGCCTTGTATGGAGGACTCATTCTTTCTAAACGTGTATCTACCGAAAGGAATAAGAAAGTTGAAAAAACTTCGCACGTTTGGACTGGTTCGTGCTCATGATGTGCACTCGCTACAGGAGATTGGCGAGCTTGTCGACCTCCAGAAACTTGGCATGTCTTTTGGGTTTCGTGATCTTAAACGCAAAGCGCTGGAGGAGATTAGCGCCCTGCTTTCGAAGCTCAATGGCAGCCTTCGATCACTAACACTTGCAAACAGCAATCTGAAAAAGGCACTCGATGAGGTAGTTTCGCCGCCGTTGCTGCTCCACAAGCTCCAGATACATGCCGCGCGTGGCGGATTCCCTGCTTGGTTTGCATCTCTGAAGCAGGTTGTCAAGATAACTCTCTCCAACACACGGCTGCAGCTCCAGGATCTGCAAGTCTTGAGAAATCTCAACACTCTGGTCAAGCTGGTGCTAGGATTTCACTCATTCGACGATAATTATGAGGATTTTGTCTTCGATCAGGTAGGGTTCGCAAACCTCAAGTTCCTGGAAATTGAGATGCACAGTGTGAGTTTCGAAGAAGGTGCACTCCAAAGCCTCGAAATTCTTAAAATGGATAAAATTTTCATTGGATATAGCGTCGATGGCATAGAACATCTGCATGGGCTAAAGGAGGTTCACATTCAGACTGAGAATGATGATACAATTGAGATGGTCAAAAATATTGCAGCAAACCATTCAAATCGTCCCAAATGTTTTGCAAAACTACTCAAGTCTGCTTAA